The Pochonia chlamydosporia 170 chromosome 1, whole genome shotgun sequence genome window below encodes:
- a CDS encoding F-box-like domain-containing protein yields MTQLIDLPLETLHHIAWQLSSRYRESAQDVQQEFQDGLTFARHSEKLTALSRLSRTCRHLRDIVQPILFHSVFDTEQTCVSLITTLNKRPDLANAVAELQVQGKGVSDDCDPATTEPSKEQSMLIELLSRHFQTETQQPPSLNGDESTTKVNPYAALLIALTPNVKRLHVEVGYWGLPTYQPGSLRCLKELSLAHQDTELGFDLADFYGVVQAAPALETLGCHMIANVSSTLVHENLTSLQIQYSCLTNENLQRLVTELPKLERFSYSSAGAVVNDEPEATPREIFEAIRLRSSTLKHLHVDLQLAVYMEEPGERDIIPSLACMQALQTLEISALALAVDGEATDGNVLTNALPSSIRSFTLLDPHGCMTEDISRLAEAERFPLLKEVSFYHPSNQPLEIATEPFVSRGIRCSNKGPFSW; encoded by the coding sequence ATGACGCAGCTGATTGACCTGCCGCTCGAGACCCTTCACCATATCGCTTGGCAACTATCGTCGCGGTATAGAGAGTCAGCACAAGATGTGCAACAAGAGTTCCAGGATGGCCTGACCTTTGCCCGGCATTCAGAAAAATTGACAGCCCTGTCTCGACTATCACGAACGTGCAGACATTTGAGAGACATAGTACAGCCGATTCTCTTCCACAGCGTGTTTGATACGGAACAGACTTGCGTCtctctcatcaccaccctgAACAAACGGCCTgatcttgccaatgccgtGGCCGAGTTGCAGGTACAGGGAAAAGGTGTATCCGATGACTGTGATCCAGCTACAACTGAGCCATCAAAAGAACAGTCCATGTTGATTGAGTTACTATCGCGGCATTTCCAGACCGAGACGCAGCAACCACCTTCACTAAATGGCGACGAGTCTACAACCAAAGTCAACCCCTACGCCGCGCTACTTATTGCCCTGACCCCCAATGTCAAGAGGctgcatgttgaagttggctATTGGGGCCTCCCGACATACCAGCCAGGCTCACTGCGCTGTCTCAAAGAGCTGTCACTAGCACACCAAGACACTGAGCTCGGTTTCGACCTGGCCGACTTTTACGGCGTTGTTCAAGCTGCGCCTGCATTGGAAACACTCGGATGCCACATGATTGCCAACGTCTCAAGTACACTCGTGCATGAAAATTTGACGAGTCTCCAAATCCAATATAGCTGTCTCACCAACGAGAACCTCCAACGTTTGGTGACGGAACTTCCGAAACTGGAGCGCTTCTCATACAGCTCTGCTGGCGCGGTGGTCAATGACGAGCCGGAAGCGACGCCCAGAGAAATATTCGAGGCTATACGTCTGAGAAGCAGCACTCTCAAGCACCTACACGTAGACCTGCAACTGGCCGTGTACATGGAGGAGCCGGGCGAGCGGGACATTATTCCCAGCTTGGCATGTATGCAAGCGCTGCAGACGTTGGAGATTTCGGCGTTGGCACTGGCCGTGGACGGTGAAGCGACGGACGGAAATGTCCTGACTAATGCTTTGCCGTCGAGTATTCGTAGCTTTACGCTGCTTGATCCGCATGGCTGTATGACTGAAGATATCAGCCGACTCGCAGAGGCGGAGCGGTTTCCTCTTTTGAAAGAGGTTAGCTTTTATCATCCGTCGAATCAGCCTTTGGAGATTGCGACGGAGCCGTTTGTGTCGAGGGGTATTCGCTGTTCTAATAAGGGGCCGTTTTCTTGGTAA